ACTGTTGGAACAGGAAACAAGAATATGATAGTTTTACTGGAATTAACAAATCTAGGTAGATGTTTTAAattggcttgtttaaaaaaaaatattcaacctGTCCCCTTTGATGAGAGAGCACAACAATCAGAGTGGAAGGAGACAGCAGACACCTCTGTATTCTCCACATGATCAAAACCCAACTCAGTCTTGTGTACAATACAGATCACACACACTTCACAGTAACGTAACATTTGAAAGCCAATCCAAACCAACGTGAGGGCATTGACACGATGGAGAGAGTAGTAAATGTGGTAGTAAAAAGTCCCTTCATTCAGGGCCAAGAAGTTAAATATGGGTCAAGTTAGTATTTCCTCTAACAATATGCCCTGGTTCTAAACACCTGTGTGAGAATCTGGAACTCGTGTTTATTAAACCCTCTAAATGACTACAGCGCTGTGTTTTGCTCTCCCTCATTTGTCTTTTCCTGCTTCATCAAAGATGGCCGACTCTTGTTGAGAAACGGAGGACACCACCGTGAGTGAGCGGTGTTTAACCCAGCGGGATTCAAAGCACCGTGCAGGCATCATAGGTAGTATGACTCCATTTGAGTGGGTGCCTGTACAGCTGTATAATGGTCTATAATGAGTAAACTAGACTTTCAGCTAAATACTACagagttacaccagctctttgATGATACCAGGTTGTTGGAGGCTTCAGATGGTTGAGCACCGATTGACAGGGGTCAGGGATGAGCCCAGGTGCAAAGAGAAACAGGGTTTGGAGGGGTCTTACCGACATAGGGTAGTGTAGTAGACAGGACCAGCAGGCCTCCTGTCCACTTCCGAGGGTCCATCGCTCCTCTCTGGATGGGTGCGGTCGAGCCCCTTCTCTTAGAAACAGTCCCgcactcctctctgctgtctttctGGGCCTTGGGGGATGATGGCCCTCCAAAGCTGGGTTTTGTGGGCAACCTCtcgttctcctgtctctctctgtgttggggtggtgttgtcctCCTACAGCAGCTGCTTGAGGCCGAGTGATGCCTCGACTCGCTGGCGGCTCCTCGCCTTAGCGTACAGGAAGTGGCTTAGTGTTGCTCCACCTGGTTAcacaagacagacacacacgcctCTCTCAGCCTGGCCTACACTTCCCTTATCCTCAACTATAAAGACATGGCTCCTTCTCATTACTCAGAGGAGGCACTTCCTGTCAATGTTGAGCGGAATATGTTTTTGACTGAAGGGCTGTGTGTTATACAATTGTATTGGACTCATCTACTTAGTAGCCCAGTGACTGAAGAGCTGTGTGCTATAAGTTCTATTGGACTCATCTACTTAGTAGCCCAGTGTGACCAGTCATGCTCACTTGCATCCTACATGGGAAAACCAACCTGATTATTTAATGAgagaaatattacatttaagaAGAACAAAGGAAAGTACATACAAAATAaagctttatttatacaaatCATCCATCATTTTGTTTACAAAAATATGTATCGTGTCAGCATCAATAGAGAATAcaggaacatatatatataatacttaTTTCACATAGAAAATACAAAGAATGTATTTAAATTCCAGCAAAAATCAGAAGTGATGTTGTAAAACtgaatatattttgttttaaatgCATGTCATATTTAGGCATGAAATTGAATTTAAATGAATTAGACCCAAACTGATTAAATGAAGACTAGACTAAAAAAGGTTTACTTGTAAAATGAGAAATGGATTTGTAGATGACAAGTGCAATGCTTCATAATCAACACATACCACTAACTATAAACACAATTTAAATCAACAAGTCATGTTTTTCCTCTGCTTTAAACAAAtggttcacccaaattacaacgTATTCTAATTGATGGATACCTACATTAAAAAGGTATTCTATGGAGCCAGCATCTGCCACCCAGAATGTGGGTTTGTTTACCTTGCTACAGCTTATTGGTGGTATTGTCCAAAAACAAGAGTGGTGGTACCCTTGTTGGCATACCCCAAATGGCATTAAACAAAAATCACCTCCATACTACTACAACAAATGTCATTTGGTCAAACTATCCTTCAAGCCAGTTGCTTCTGTCTGTACCAAGCATCACACCTCCCCCTCTTGTGGTAAAAATACAACACTGCATATGACTGCTCACATGGGAGAGATGCCATCAATTCTTTCTTATAACTACAAAAGCCAAATGAACTCCCTAACGACGAAGGCAGTCCTTAAAATAATTATATTGCACAACAATAGAGCTTCCTAAAGGGTATAACCCACAATTACACACAGATCCATCCCTATAGCCATACATTTCAATTGGAAGCATATGAGAGAAACGCTGAATTCCAAACCATCCCCTTCCCACAGACACCCCAGTAGATATTACATTATTTGGAAGTCAGCAAATGGCCATTATTGAGCTAATTTAGTTGGGGGAAGAAAAGAAAACAAGTCTTCATTGTTCCAAATATTGGGTCCATCCTCCCCTGCCCTCTAGATCACTATGAAACACTTAGGATTCCTCCTCATCAAACTGGCTATGGTGTCCTCCTAAAAGAATCACAAGACAGAAATACAACGGTCAGCTGTTCTGAAGTCACTCTAAACTAAAACAGTGACTCCGTACATTTGTCACGTGCACCTAGTGCTATTCATTACTTTCATTCCTGACAATAAACCATAATCGATGACACATTGATCAAACTCCATGACATCTGACCAATCAGGCTCTGTTTCAGAGGTGCACTCCACAAAAGTGCATCCTAAGATTATTTGCACGAGGCAGTGAAACCCCTAGTCACTGATCCAGTGTCAGAGGCTAGGGGTTGTTTCGGGACAAGGCCTCAAAGGCAAGAGAAAAGCATCAATAGCTACTCACTCAGTGGTGTCTCTTGTAGGGTGTAGCCTTGAAGTAGTCTTCTGGGGTGACTGTCTTTACCCCTCCAAAGTAGTCCAGAACCCACACCTTGGTGATGTTCATCTTGGCAAAGAACCAGTTGTGGTCGGTGGGCCAGTCGACCATCTCAGGGTGGCGACTGAACAGGGCTTTCTTGGCAAAGGTGGCCTCTGTACCGTTGATCTGTCAGAAACATACAGGTAAACAGAACAGTGAGGATTCATGAAGATAAACACTGTGCAAGTGAGTGagactgattgtgtgtgtgagtgtgtgtgtgtgtcattaacaCTCACCTCCAGCACAGAGCCAGAGAAGATGATGTGGGCACAAAGGGGATCCTGAGGGTCGTATCCTTGGTTCTTACAGAAGTCTGTCTGGGCCAGGGACATGGACAAGGAAGCCTGGGGGTTcacctgaaacacacagtcaGTATCTCCTTACTCTTCAGCAGATCCCTTTTGAATGGCGGCACACATGTAGGTTATTTATTAGAGAAAACGTCAAAAGTTTAGCCTATGGCTTTAGGTATATGCCAGGAGCCGCTTGtgaatttgacagctctaacaaaGTTCATGCGGATGTTGGCTAATGGTGATCTGACTGAATTGAGCCCAAAAGAGTGTCAAactggtgtaacagtataactttagaccgtcccctcgcccatacccgggcacgaaccagggaccctctgcaccatcgttacccatcgctccacaaaagccacggcccttgcagagcaaggggaagtACTActtcaaggtgtgtgtgtatactgtcagagcaagtgacgtcaccgattgaaacactttagcgcgcaccaccgctaacttaagctagcgtttcacatccgttacactggcATACATGGTGCTGGCTGGGTCAGACTAGGAGCTGTCAATTCATTGCCACAGTCAACATAAGACTGAAATATGAGGTCATTACAAAAAAAATGCTGTGTCACGCCCCAAAAGCAGCTGACTCATGATGGGCCAATGAGTTGCATAATTTAACAACTTTCAGTCATGGCTCTAAATGGAAATAAAGTGTCAACTACAAATGGAACAAGGACTTTTTCTTGCAGTAGGCGACATCATGCAAATAATAACCTTATCTTTCATCGACTTTacgttattgtattgtcttgacATTGTTGGCACCAGTGATCCATACCTTTCCTACGTTGCAATTGATATAAATATTGTCCTACCCACCTTTAAATCCTGGACAGAGATCTCCATAGTGGTGAGGTACATG
This window of the Oncorhynchus kisutch isolate 150728-3 unplaced genomic scaffold, Okis_V2 scaffold1617, whole genome shotgun sequence genome carries:
- the LOC116366967 gene encoding protein CREG1-like, yielding MEVNMNTLLAAGLLLLFAMPGELYRIPPHEEVARMARFVANQCNWASMATISTHEPVQGQPFSNAFSTSDGPVGSGTGVPYMYLTTMEISVQDLKVNPQASLSMSLAQTDFCKNQGYDPQDPLCAHIIFSGSVLEINGTEATFAKKALFSRHPEMVDWPTDHNWFFAKMNITKVWVLDYFGGVKTVTPEDYFKATPYKRHH